In the Chlorobium limicola DSM 245 genome, one interval contains:
- the metH gene encoding methionine synthase — MKNTLLQLLEQRILVLDGAMGTMIQRHKLQEADYRGERFASHDHPLIGNNDMLVLTQPDIIYAIHCDFLEAGSDIIETNTFNANPISQGDYNAVELVRELNLEAARLARKAADAYSAKTPDKPRFVAGSIGPTNKTLSLSPDVNNPGYRAVTFREVVDNYIVQLEGLMEGGVDLLLIETVFDTLNCKAALFAVEEYFNAIGRRVPVMVSGTVVDASGRTLSGQTTEAFWISIAHMPDLISVGLNCALGSKQMRPFIEALSGIAESYVSVYPNAGLPNEFGEYDDSPAYMAAQIAGFAESGFVNIVGGCCGTTPQHIKAIADAVSSLKPRRKPEPKHELQLSGLEPLMVNQTTGFINVGERTNVTGSRKFARLIKEGNYDEALSIARQQVESGAQVIDVNVDEGMLDSEKVMKEFLNLIASEPEISRVPVMIDSSRWSVIEEGLQCVQGKSIVNSISLKEGEDPFRERALKILQYGAAAVVMAFDEQGQADSLERRKEICGRAYDILTREVGFPPEDIIFDPNVLTVATGIDEHNNYALDFIESVRWIRENLPYAKVSGGISNVSFSFRGNEPVREAMHAAFLYHAIRAGLDMGIVNAGQLAIYEDIEPTLLELVEDVLFNRRPDATERLVSHAETIREGGEKIEAKAAEWRNAPVEERLRHALVKGIVEYIDVDTEEARQLYPSPLQVIEGPLMDGMNTIGDLFAEGKMFLPQVVKSARVMKRSVAWLIPYIEEEKAQQKNSKPAARVLLATVKGDVHDIGKNIVSVVLSCNNYEVIDIGVMMPCDRILDAVEREKADILGLSGLITPSLDEMVHVAREMERLGMKIPLLIGGATTSKMHTAVKIAPVYSGPVVQVLDASRSVPVVSSLLNPMLCDDYLARLKADQATMRQSHESRSREKKYLSIEDARKNRPDLQWDETTVRTPLKTGITLFEDVTVSALRPYIDWTPFFLTWELHGRYPEIFGNAKFGSEARQLFDDANELLDTIDREKLLGLKGVAGIFPANSSGDDVVIYTDDNRSSALMQVHTLRQQQEKQEGEPNLALADFIAPEESGIRDYIGAFAVTAGLGIEKTLNRFSLEQDDYRRILTQALADRLAEAFAEMLHEKVRRELWGYAPAEILGSEELLSEKYRGIRPAPGYPACPDHTEKAELFTLLNAETNTGITLTETYAMNPAASVSGFYFAHPEARYFVLGKIGRDQVEDYALRKGMSVQETEKWLAPALNYDPE; from the coding sequence ATGAAAAACACTCTTTTACAGCTCCTCGAGCAGCGCATTCTGGTGCTCGACGGTGCCATGGGCACCATGATACAGCGCCACAAGCTGCAGGAAGCCGATTACCGGGGCGAACGGTTCGCCTCGCACGACCACCCGCTGATCGGAAACAACGATATGCTCGTGCTCACGCAGCCCGACATCATTTATGCCATCCACTGCGATTTTCTTGAAGCCGGTTCGGACATCATTGAAACCAACACCTTCAACGCCAATCCAATTTCGCAGGGTGACTACAACGCCGTCGAGCTTGTCAGGGAACTGAACCTCGAAGCTGCGCGGCTCGCCAGAAAAGCCGCCGATGCATACAGTGCGAAAACTCCCGACAAGCCGCGCTTTGTCGCCGGCTCGATCGGCCCGACAAACAAAACCCTCTCCCTCTCGCCGGACGTGAACAATCCCGGCTACCGGGCGGTCACCTTCCGCGAGGTGGTCGATAACTACATCGTACAGCTCGAAGGACTCATGGAGGGAGGCGTGGACCTGCTCCTGATAGAGACCGTCTTCGACACCCTGAACTGCAAAGCGGCGCTTTTCGCCGTCGAGGAGTATTTCAACGCCATCGGCAGAAGAGTGCCGGTAATGGTTTCGGGAACCGTAGTGGACGCAAGCGGAAGAACTCTTTCCGGCCAGACCACCGAAGCCTTCTGGATTTCCATCGCGCATATGCCAGACCTGATCTCCGTAGGCCTCAACTGCGCGCTCGGTTCGAAGCAGATGCGCCCCTTCATAGAGGCGCTGTCGGGAATCGCGGAGAGTTACGTAAGCGTTTATCCCAATGCCGGACTGCCCAACGAGTTCGGAGAGTACGACGACTCTCCGGCATACATGGCTGCCCAGATCGCCGGGTTCGCCGAATCAGGATTCGTCAACATCGTCGGAGGGTGCTGCGGCACCACGCCACAGCATATCAAGGCTATAGCCGATGCGGTCAGCTCCCTGAAACCCCGCCGAAAACCGGAACCGAAACATGAACTGCAGCTTTCGGGCCTCGAACCGCTGATGGTCAACCAGACAACCGGATTCATCAACGTCGGTGAACGCACCAACGTGACAGGATCGCGCAAATTCGCCCGCCTCATCAAGGAGGGCAACTACGACGAAGCGCTCTCCATTGCACGCCAGCAGGTCGAAAGCGGCGCCCAGGTTATCGACGTGAATGTCGATGAAGGCATGCTCGACAGCGAAAAGGTGATGAAGGAGTTTCTCAACCTGATCGCTTCAGAACCGGAAATCTCCCGGGTGCCGGTCATGATCGACAGTTCCAGATGGTCTGTCATCGAAGAGGGGCTGCAGTGCGTCCAGGGAAAAAGCATCGTCAACTCCATCAGTCTCAAGGAGGGCGAAGATCCATTCAGGGAACGGGCGCTGAAAATCCTGCAGTACGGCGCCGCTGCAGTTGTCATGGCGTTTGACGAACAGGGCCAGGCCGACAGCCTTGAACGAAGAAAGGAAATATGCGGCAGGGCATACGACATCCTGACCCGTGAAGTCGGCTTCCCTCCCGAAGACATTATTTTCGATCCGAACGTGCTGACCGTTGCAACCGGCATCGACGAACACAACAACTACGCCCTCGACTTTATCGAGTCGGTTCGGTGGATCAGGGAGAACCTCCCCTATGCGAAAGTATCGGGAGGCATCAGCAACGTATCCTTCTCCTTCCGGGGCAACGAACCGGTTCGCGAAGCCATGCATGCGGCATTCCTCTATCATGCCATCCGGGCCGGACTCGATATGGGCATCGTCAATGCAGGCCAGCTGGCCATCTATGAGGATATCGAGCCCACACTGCTCGAGCTGGTTGAGGATGTGCTCTTCAACCGTCGCCCGGATGCCACGGAACGGCTGGTGAGCCATGCCGAAACCATCCGTGAAGGCGGCGAAAAAATTGAAGCAAAAGCAGCGGAATGGAGAAATGCCCCCGTTGAGGAACGGCTCCGCCATGCGCTCGTCAAAGGAATCGTTGAATATATCGATGTCGATACTGAAGAGGCGCGGCAGCTCTATCCAAGCCCGTTACAGGTGATCGAGGGACCGCTTATGGACGGCATGAACACCATCGGCGACCTCTTTGCCGAAGGGAAGATGTTTCTTCCCCAGGTGGTCAAGAGCGCCCGCGTCATGAAACGCTCGGTTGCCTGGCTCATTCCCTACATCGAAGAGGAAAAGGCTCAGCAGAAAAACAGCAAACCTGCCGCAAGAGTACTGCTCGCCACAGTGAAAGGCGATGTGCACGACATCGGCAAAAACATCGTTTCGGTCGTCCTCTCCTGCAACAACTACGAGGTTATCGACATCGGGGTCATGATGCCGTGCGACAGGATACTCGATGCCGTCGAGCGAGAAAAAGCCGACATCCTCGGCCTCTCCGGCCTCATCACCCCCTCGCTCGACGAGATGGTGCATGTCGCCCGAGAAATGGAACGGCTCGGCATGAAAATACCGCTGCTCATCGGAGGAGCCACAACGTCGAAAATGCATACCGCGGTCAAAATAGCGCCGGTCTATTCAGGCCCTGTCGTACAGGTGCTCGACGCTTCGCGAAGCGTTCCGGTTGTCAGCAGCCTGCTCAATCCGATGCTCTGCGACGACTACCTTGCCCGGTTGAAAGCAGACCAGGCTACCATGCGCCAGAGCCACGAATCGCGCTCAAGAGAGAAAAAATATCTCTCTATCGAAGATGCGCGGAAAAACCGTCCCGACCTGCAGTGGGACGAAACAACCGTCCGGACGCCACTTAAAACGGGCATAACCCTCTTCGAGGATGTGACCGTCAGCGCTCTTCGCCCCTACATCGACTGGACGCCCTTCTTCCTCACCTGGGAACTCCACGGCCGTTATCCCGAAATTTTCGGGAACGCGAAATTCGGCAGTGAAGCCAGACAGCTGTTCGACGATGCGAACGAACTGCTCGATACAATCGACCGGGAAAAACTGCTCGGGCTGAAAGGCGTGGCCGGTATTTTTCCGGCAAACAGCAGCGGAGACGATGTTGTCATCTACACGGACGATAACCGTTCATCGGCGCTCATGCAGGTGCACACCCTGCGCCAGCAGCAGGAAAAACAGGAGGGCGAACCCAATCTTGCCCTGGCGGATTTCATCGCCCCTGAAGAGAGCGGCATCAGGGATTATATCGGAGCTTTCGCCGTCACGGCGGGACTCGGCATCGAAAAAACTCTCAACCGGTTCAGCCTTGAGCAGGACGACTACCGCCGCATCCTGACGCAGGCGCTGGCCGACCGACTTGCGGAAGCCTTTGCCGAAATGCTGCACGAAAAGGTGCGCCGAGAACTCTGGGGCTATGCTCCCGCAGAAATTCTCGGCAGCGAGGAGCTGCTCAGTGAAAAATACCGGGGAATCCGACCGGCTCCAGGTTATCCGGCCTGCCCCGACCATACGGAAAAAGCCGAGCTCTTCACCCTGCTGAACGCCGAAACGAACACCGGCATCACCCTTACCGAAACCTATGCCATGAACCCGGCAGCCTCGGTGAGCGGTTTCTACTTCGCCCATCCGGAAGCCCGGTATTTCGTGCTCGGCAAAATAGGCAGGGATCAGGTCGAGGATTACGCCCTTCGCAAGGGCATGAGCGTGCAGGAAACCGAAAAATGGCTCGCACCCGCACTGAACTACGACCCGGAGTAG
- a CDS encoding alpha/beta hydrolase, with amino-acid sequence MLQRKHLTLTYLDHAPHEAENAPLMIMLHGYGSNEKDLIQLGPMLDEKIRYISARAPHSLDFGMFGWFPIEFTANGIIVDYDAAEEARRQLITFIGEIIAEYRPQGNRVFLMGFSQGSVMSYLTAFERPELLHGVIACSGQLPRQDSIPENSKHALRQLPFLVVHGVFDDVLPIGKGAESNRFLKSMVADLTYREFPMAHEISPAALKLVSEWLQERVARLDG; translated from the coding sequence ATGCTGCAACGAAAACACCTTACGCTCACCTATCTCGACCATGCACCGCATGAAGCGGAAAACGCGCCGCTGATGATCATGCTGCACGGCTATGGCAGCAATGAAAAAGACCTGATCCAGCTCGGCCCGATGCTGGATGAAAAAATCCGCTATATCAGCGCGAGGGCCCCGCACTCCCTCGACTTCGGCATGTTCGGCTGGTTTCCCATTGAATTCACCGCAAACGGCATTATTGTCGATTACGATGCGGCTGAAGAGGCTCGGCGACAGCTTATCACCTTCATCGGCGAAATCATTGCAGAGTACCGGCCACAGGGAAACCGGGTCTTTCTCATGGGATTCAGCCAGGGATCGGTCATGAGCTATCTGACGGCATTCGAACGGCCGGAACTGCTGCACGGAGTGATCGCCTGTTCAGGCCAGCTCCCCCGGCAGGACAGCATTCCCGAAAACAGCAAACACGCTCTCCGGCAGCTCCCCTTTCTTGTGGTTCACGGAGTTTTTGACGATGTACTCCCTATCGGGAAGGGAGCGGAATCCAACCGTTTTCTGAAAAGCATGGTCGCCGACCTGACCTACCGGGAGTTCCCGATGGCTCATGAAATCAGCCCGGCAGCGCTGAAGCTTGTTTCGGAATGGCTGCAGGAGAGAGTTGCCCGACTTGACGGATGA
- the mgtE gene encoding magnesium transporter, with translation MIGTPILPEIRELIERRNFSALQRIFNDWMPADLAELISDLPENEQAILFRLLPKELATETFEYLDFDSQQNLLTALTKKDVTHILNSMSADDRTALLEELPGPVAQELLKLLSFKEFKIAKTLLAYAEASVGRLMSPDFLSVKKDWDMNQVLEYIRTYGHESETLNVIYVVDDHGKLKGELLARELLLSPPEKKVRDIISEDKIVTLTATQDQSDALEAFKRYDNVALPVVDSNGYLIGVVTVDDMLDVAEEEETEDIQKFGGIEALEEPYMDLPIHEVIKKRAVWLVVLFIGEMLTASAMAFFEDELSKAIVLATYIPLIISSGGNSGSQTATLIIRSLALGEITIRDWLSVMRREVLSGLALGGILGLIGFFRVITWAHILGIYNPSWLAVGVTVGIALICIVLLGTLAGSMLPLLLKRAGLDPATSSAPFVATIVDVTGIVIYFSVASLLLRGILL, from the coding sequence ATGATCGGGACCCCAATACTTCCTGAAATCAGGGAACTGATCGAGCGACGCAACTTCAGCGCGCTGCAGCGGATTTTCAATGACTGGATGCCTGCCGATCTGGCGGAGCTCATTTCCGACCTGCCGGAAAACGAACAGGCCATTCTCTTCAGACTGCTCCCCAAAGAGCTTGCTACGGAAACGTTCGAGTACCTCGATTTCGATTCGCAGCAGAACCTGCTGACCGCCCTGACCAAGAAGGATGTCACCCACATCCTCAACAGCATGTCGGCGGATGACCGTACCGCACTGCTCGAGGAGCTGCCCGGGCCGGTTGCACAGGAGCTGCTCAAGCTGCTTTCGTTCAAGGAGTTCAAGATTGCCAAAACCCTGCTCGCCTATGCGGAAGCGAGCGTCGGCCGTCTCATGTCGCCTGACTTTCTCAGCGTGAAGAAAGACTGGGATATGAATCAGGTACTTGAGTATATACGCACTTACGGCCATGAAAGCGAAACCCTGAACGTCATCTATGTCGTGGACGACCACGGCAAACTGAAGGGTGAACTGCTGGCAAGGGAGCTGCTGCTCTCGCCGCCCGAGAAAAAAGTCCGGGACATTATATCGGAAGATAAAATCGTTACCCTCACGGCTACGCAGGATCAGTCGGATGCGCTCGAAGCTTTCAAGCGGTACGACAACGTGGCGCTCCCGGTTGTCGATTCGAACGGCTATCTCATCGGCGTGGTTACGGTTGACGATATGCTCGACGTCGCCGAAGAGGAGGAAACCGAAGACATCCAGAAATTCGGCGGTATCGAAGCCCTCGAAGAACCGTATATGGATCTGCCGATCCATGAAGTGATAAAAAAACGCGCAGTGTGGCTCGTGGTGCTCTTTATCGGTGAGATGCTGACCGCTTCGGCCATGGCGTTCTTCGAGGATGAGCTCTCGAAGGCAATCGTGCTTGCGACCTATATTCCGCTCATCATTTCGAGCGGCGGAAACTCCGGATCGCAAACGGCGACACTCATCATCCGCTCGCTTGCGCTTGGAGAAATAACGATACGCGACTGGCTCTCCGTGATGCGCAGGGAGGTGCTTTCGGGACTTGCCCTCGGCGGCATTCTCGGTCTGATAGGGTTTTTCAGAGTGATAACCTGGGCTCACATTCTCGGCATTTACAATCCATCATGGCTTGCCGTTGGCGTTACGGTGGGTATAGCGCTTATCTGCATTGTGCTGCTCGGCACCCTTGCCGGATCCATGCTGCCTCTCCTGCTGAAGCGGGCCGGGCTCGATCCGGCAACATCGTCGGCACCGTTCGTAGCAACTATCGTTGACGTTACCGGCATTGTCATCTACTTCAGCGTCGCCTCGCTGCTCCTGCGCGGCATCCTGCTCTGA
- a CDS encoding tetrathionate reductase family octaheme c-type cytochrome, with product MKKLLLTGTLLSGLLFPLSEPLSAEPFHHKVDSLLISTTDHKKFKILQQDFKSGPEVTKACLTCHTEASKQLHRTRHWTWDVPMKKGERLGKKNVVNNFCISVEGNEPRCTSCHIGYDWKDKNFNFKSEENVDCLACHDMTGTYKKLPAGAGHPAYQTTVFEKKTFPKVDLSFVAQRVGHPDRHNCGICHFEGGGADAVKHGDLDNSLLKPDRELDVHMAIGKKELNMTCADCHKTEGHQVPGSRYTPEAHDTHGFDYPLADNNPATCSSCHGLKPHKKLKKLNDHVARVACQTCHIPFIAKERPTKMWWDWSKAGKFDKNGKEITIKDSSGCILYVSKKGEFRWAKNVAPEYSWFNGEMNYTTFKTIIDDRKIVSVNHPDGAANDPLSRIWPFKVHRGMQPYDPVLKRFVKPIVYGPKGSGAYWSDFNWDKSIRKGMENAGLEYSGKYAFVETEMYWPISHMVSPKEKSLSCRECHSRSGRLQNLSGFYLMGRDTNPFVEYFGLLAISGSLIGVIIHSIIRYFTVKKLKKAGGK from the coding sequence ATGAAAAAACTGCTGTTGACTGGCACTCTTCTCTCGGGTCTTCTCTTTCCGTTATCGGAGCCGCTTTCCGCAGAGCCCTTCCATCACAAAGTTGATTCCCTGCTGATATCGACAACCGATCACAAGAAATTCAAAATCCTGCAACAGGATTTCAAAAGCGGTCCCGAAGTAACGAAAGCCTGTCTGACCTGCCATACCGAAGCATCCAAACAGCTGCATCGCACCAGACACTGGACATGGGATGTACCCATGAAAAAAGGTGAGCGGCTGGGCAAAAAAAATGTCGTGAACAATTTCTGCATCTCGGTGGAAGGCAACGAACCGCGATGCACCTCCTGCCATATCGGCTACGACTGGAAAGACAAAAACTTCAACTTCAAAAGTGAAGAGAATGTCGACTGCCTTGCCTGCCACGATATGACCGGAACCTATAAAAAGCTGCCTGCGGGAGCCGGACATCCCGCCTATCAGACCACAGTGTTCGAGAAAAAAACCTTCCCGAAAGTTGATCTCTCCTTTGTTGCGCAGCGTGTCGGCCACCCTGACCGGCACAATTGCGGCATCTGCCATTTCGAAGGGGGCGGCGCCGATGCGGTCAAGCATGGCGATCTCGACAACTCCCTGCTCAAACCCGATCGGGAACTCGACGTCCATATGGCGATTGGTAAAAAAGAGCTGAACATGACCTGCGCGGACTGCCATAAAACGGAAGGTCATCAGGTTCCCGGAAGCCGGTATACGCCGGAAGCTCATGATACGCATGGATTCGATTATCCTCTTGCGGATAACAATCCGGCAACCTGCAGCTCATGTCACGGTCTCAAACCGCATAAAAAGCTTAAAAAACTCAACGACCACGTAGCCAGAGTGGCCTGTCAGACCTGTCATATACCTTTCATAGCGAAAGAACGCCCGACAAAAATGTGGTGGGACTGGTCCAAAGCCGGCAAATTCGATAAAAACGGTAAAGAGATCACCATTAAAGACTCTTCGGGATGCATTCTGTATGTATCGAAAAAAGGAGAGTTCAGATGGGCAAAAAACGTTGCTCCCGAATACAGCTGGTTCAACGGCGAAATGAACTACACGACGTTTAAAACCATAATCGACGACAGGAAAATCGTTTCGGTCAATCATCCCGACGGCGCGGCAAACGACCCCCTTTCAAGAATCTGGCCTTTCAAGGTGCATCGCGGTATGCAGCCTTACGATCCGGTACTGAAACGCTTCGTAAAACCCATCGTTTACGGGCCGAAAGGTTCCGGAGCCTACTGGTCGGACTTCAACTGGGACAAGTCGATCAGGAAGGGAATGGAAAATGCGGGTCTCGAGTACAGCGGAAAATATGCTTTTGTGGAAACCGAGATGTACTGGCCGATTTCTCATATGGTATCTCCGAAGGAAAAATCCCTCAGCTGCAGAGAGTGCCATTCACGGAGCGGACGACTTCAGAATCTCAGCGGTTTCTATCTGATGGGAAGAGATACGAACCCCTTTGTGGAATATTTCGGTCTTCTGGCCATATCGGGGTCACTTATCGGGGTCATCATCCACTCGATCATCCGGTATTTCACTGTTAAAAAACTGAAGAAGGCAGGTGGCAAATGA
- a CDS encoding electron transfer flavoprotein-ubiquinone oxidoreductase: MHQKRESLAFDVVFAGGGPANLAAAIHLKNLIGDHNNRNGSNRVEAEIALIDKGRHAGAHLLSGAVLDTRALEELMPDYRERNCPLETSVAAEGVFFLTEKKKFAFPFLPEPFRNKGYPFVSLSRFGAWLAGEAEKAGVQLFDNTAATAPLVEEGTVCGVLTGDLGLDRQGNQKPDYLAGIELRAKITVFGEGAAGNLTDELQRAFPVQTGSSAQLYETGVKEVWRIPAGRMEAGDARHTFGYPLPSETYGGGWLYAFTNTDLSVGFVTAIDRTAPMSDPHLNLQLFKQHPFVASILEGGTLVEYGAKAITSGGLNAMARIFGPGFLVTGESAGMLNMQRLKGIHLAMKSGMLAAETIFEALLRNDFSAAMLQGYETRFRNSWAYEELLAARNFRQAFDNGLYYGLLQSGMELKFPGVSLASGFLRKKEGSGELRQEKKRFSGAPPKPFHPDGKLTFGKEECLYRSGTMHEENQPCHLRINPSDMAEICLERCREEYGNPCSRFCPAKVYEFTETPEPALKINASNCLHCKTCTLADPYGIISWTPPEGGGGPGYKLS, encoded by the coding sequence GTGCATCAGAAACGAGAATCACTTGCATTCGATGTGGTATTTGCAGGGGGCGGACCGGCAAATCTTGCCGCCGCCATCCATCTGAAAAACCTTATCGGAGATCATAATAACCGTAACGGCTCCAATCGGGTTGAAGCAGAGATAGCCCTTATCGATAAAGGACGTCACGCTGGTGCACACCTCCTTTCCGGCGCAGTGCTCGATACAAGGGCGCTTGAAGAGCTGATGCCGGATTACCGGGAGCGGAACTGCCCGCTTGAAACGTCTGTCGCCGCCGAAGGGGTTTTCTTTTTGACGGAGAAGAAAAAGTTCGCCTTCCCTTTTCTGCCGGAACCGTTCCGGAACAAGGGTTATCCTTTTGTCTCACTCAGCAGATTCGGAGCCTGGCTGGCCGGCGAAGCGGAAAAAGCCGGCGTGCAGCTCTTCGACAATACTGCGGCCACCGCTCCCCTTGTGGAAGAGGGTACGGTTTGCGGAGTGCTTACCGGCGACCTTGGTCTTGACCGGCAGGGCAACCAAAAGCCGGACTACCTTGCCGGTATTGAACTCAGGGCAAAAATCACCGTATTCGGCGAAGGAGCTGCGGGAAACCTGACGGACGAATTGCAGAGAGCATTTCCCGTTCAAACCGGATCATCGGCACAGCTCTACGAAACCGGAGTCAAGGAGGTATGGCGCATTCCGGCAGGGCGCATGGAAGCAGGTGATGCCCGGCATACCTTCGGGTACCCCCTTCCGTCGGAAACCTATGGAGGAGGCTGGCTCTATGCATTCACGAACACCGACCTTTCGGTCGGATTCGTCACGGCTATAGATCGGACGGCGCCAATGAGCGACCCGCATCTGAATCTGCAGCTTTTCAAGCAGCATCCTTTTGTTGCATCGATCCTCGAAGGGGGCACGCTCGTCGAATATGGCGCCAAAGCCATTACCTCAGGAGGGCTGAACGCCATGGCGCGCATCTTCGGGCCGGGATTTCTGGTAACCGGCGAGTCCGCCGGCATGCTCAACATGCAGCGACTCAAAGGGATACATCTCGCCATGAAATCCGGCATGCTGGCCGCCGAAACCATTTTTGAAGCGCTTCTGCGCAACGACTTTTCGGCTGCAATGCTGCAGGGTTATGAAACGCGGTTCAGAAACTCCTGGGCGTATGAGGAACTGCTTGCCGCCCGAAACTTCCGGCAGGCTTTCGATAACGGTCTCTATTACGGTCTTCTGCAGTCGGGAATGGAACTGAAGTTTCCCGGAGTATCGCTCGCATCCGGGTTTCTCCGGAAAAAAGAGGGTTCCGGAGAGCTTCGGCAGGAGAAAAAGAGATTTTCCGGTGCTCCCCCCAAACCTTTCCACCCTGACGGAAAACTCACCTTCGGCAAGGAAGAGTGCCTCTACCGTTCGGGTACCATGCATGAGGAGAACCAGCCTTGCCACCTCCGGATCAACCCCTCCGACATGGCGGAGATCTGCCTTGAACGGTGCAGGGAGGAGTATGGCAACCCCTGCTCCCGGTTCTGTCCGGCAAAGGTGTACGAATTCACCGAAACGCCGGAACCGGCGCTGAAAATCAATGCATCGAACTGCCTGCACTGCAAGACCTGTACGCTTGCCGACCCTTACGGAATCATTTCCTGGACTCCACCCGAGGGCGGCGGCGGACCAGGCTATAAACTCAGTTAG
- a CDS encoding peroxiredoxin, with product MIAEGTKAPDFTLPDSDGTMISLSDYAGKRVLLAFYPGDDTPVCTTQLCSYRDNYTEFTKRDIIILGISTDSVDSHKKFGEKNSLPFTLLSDREKKVSRMYEATDFLGMSQRAYVFIDESGTVRLSFSELLPLFYQSTRDLLAKIDGMKPAQP from the coding sequence ATGATTGCAGAAGGAACCAAAGCACCGGATTTCACCCTTCCCGACTCGGACGGGACCATGATCTCCCTGTCCGATTATGCCGGTAAACGAGTGCTGCTCGCATTCTATCCGGGCGACGACACTCCGGTCTGCACGACACAGCTCTGCAGCTATCGCGATAACTACACCGAGTTCACCAAACGGGACATTATCATACTCGGCATCAGCACAGACTCGGTGGATTCACACAAAAAGTTCGGCGAAAAGAACAGCCTTCCCTTTACGCTTTTGAGCGACCGGGAAAAAAAGGTGAGCCGGATGTACGAAGCGACGGATTTTCTCGGCATGTCGCAGCGAGCCTACGTCTTCATCGACGAAAGCGGAACGGTACGGCTCTCGTTCAGCGAACTGCTCCCGCTGTTTTACCAGTCAACCAGAGATCTGCTCGCTAAAATCGACGGGATGAAACCGGCTCAGCCCTGA
- the mnmA gene encoding tRNA 2-thiouridine(34) synthase MnmA has translation MKSSQAVVTGISGGVDSAVAACLLHRQGYRVTGINIRILDTPVDNPSLQPSRLVISDHPDFQIPVFSLNLSAKFFDAVIRYFRDDYLSGRTPNPCMVCNKTIKWYGLLEAARMLEAEMIATGHYARTSFSDGRYRLMKGCDPEKDQSYFLWMLSQADLSKTLLPLGALTKPEVRELARTFGVRAAEKKESQEICFVPNDDYCSYLKNSIPGLEQEVAGGEIVDADGNVLGHHRGYPFYTIGQRRGLGIPAPKPLYVTGLDARHNRIRVGGKADLECRALTASGLNWIGIEAPSSPFETAARIRYRDKESPCTVEPIGGNKATVTFETPKHGVTPGQAVVFYRSDEVLGGGFIDQTHQP, from the coding sequence ATGAAGAGCTCACAGGCCGTCGTAACCGGCATATCGGGCGGTGTTGACTCCGCCGTTGCCGCATGTCTGCTGCACAGGCAGGGGTACCGCGTCACCGGCATCAACATCAGAATCCTCGACACTCCTGTCGATAATCCTTCGCTGCAACCATCCCGGCTGGTGATCAGCGACCATCCCGACTTTCAGATTCCGGTCTTCAGCCTGAACCTGAGCGCAAAATTCTTCGATGCGGTCATCCGTTACTTCCGGGACGACTACCTCTCGGGAAGAACGCCAAATCCCTGCATGGTCTGCAATAAAACCATCAAATGGTATGGGCTTCTCGAAGCGGCCCGCATGCTCGAAGCGGAGATGATCGCGACGGGACACTACGCGCGAACGTCGTTCAGCGATGGCCGGTACCGTCTCATGAAGGGATGCGACCCCGAGAAAGACCAGAGTTATTTTCTCTGGATGCTCTCGCAGGCCGATCTCTCGAAAACCCTGCTGCCGCTTGGCGCTCTGACAAAACCCGAAGTGCGCGAACTCGCCCGGACCTTTGGTGTGAGAGCGGCAGAAAAAAAAGAGAGCCAGGAAATCTGCTTCGTGCCGAACGACGATTACTGCAGTTATCTGAAAAACTCGATACCCGGTCTTGAACAGGAAGTTGCCGGGGGGGAAATCGTGGATGCCGACGGTAACGTGCTGGGGCATCACCGGGGATATCCCTTCTACACCATCGGCCAGCGTCGCGGCCTCGGCATCCCGGCGCCGAAACCGCTCTATGTAACCGGATTGGATGCACGCCACAACCGCATCCGGGTAGGCGGCAAGGCAGATCTGGAGTGCCGCGCCCTTACGGCTTCGGGCCTCAACTGGATAGGCATCGAAGCGCCCTCTTCTCCGTTCGAAACCGCTGCGCGTATTCGCTACCGCGACAAAGAAAGCCCATGCACGGTCGAGCCGATCGGCGGCAATAAAGCGACCGTAACGTTCGAAACCCCTAAACACGGAGTCACTCCGGGTCAAGCCGTGGTATTCTACCGAAGTGACGAAGTGCTCGGCGGAGGATTCATCGACCAGACCCATCAACCCTGA